The proteins below come from a single Afipia felis ATCC 53690 genomic window:
- a CDS encoding dihydroorotase: MLKDNRPTLLTNARLIDPSCDLDGHGGVLIQDGVIAEVGPGIGKSHAPEGAEIVDCAGKVVAPGLIDMRAFVGEPGAGHRETFASASQAAAAGGITTIICQPDTKPVTDNSATVDFVLRRARDTAVVNIHPMAALTKGLGGEEMTEFGLLKAAGAVAFTDGAKSVTNAQVMRRALTYARDFDVLIVHHTEDPDLAGEGVMNEGELASRLGLMGAPSAAEAVMLERDMRLVALTGGRYHAASVSCTESLDILRRAREAGLAVSASASINHLALNENDIGPYKTFLKLSPPLRTEDDRKELVAALASGLIDVIMSDHNPQDVEVKRLPFAEAAPGAIGLETMLSAGLRLVHNGEIELSHLIRAMSTRPAELLGLPGGTLRKGRPADIVVIDLDTPWILDPADLKSKCKNTPFDEARFTGRAVRTIVGGRTVFEQV; this comes from the coding sequence ATGCTGAAAGATAACCGCCCCACGCTCCTCACCAACGCCCGCCTGATCGATCCTTCCTGCGATCTGGACGGCCACGGCGGCGTACTGATCCAGGACGGCGTCATCGCCGAGGTCGGCCCCGGCATCGGCAAGAGCCACGCGCCCGAAGGCGCCGAAATTGTCGATTGCGCGGGCAAGGTCGTTGCTCCCGGGCTGATCGATATGCGCGCCTTCGTCGGCGAGCCCGGCGCAGGCCACCGCGAGACCTTCGCCTCCGCAAGCCAAGCAGCGGCCGCAGGCGGCATCACCACTATCATCTGCCAACCGGACACCAAGCCTGTCACCGACAATTCGGCGACGGTGGATTTCGTGCTGCGCCGTGCGCGAGACACCGCCGTGGTCAACATCCACCCGATGGCCGCGCTGACCAAGGGCCTTGGCGGCGAGGAGATGACCGAGTTCGGCCTGCTCAAGGCTGCAGGCGCCGTCGCCTTTACCGATGGCGCCAAGAGTGTGACGAACGCACAGGTGATGCGCCGCGCACTGACCTACGCACGCGATTTCGACGTGCTGATCGTCCACCACACCGAAGATCCGGACCTTGCGGGCGAAGGCGTGATGAACGAGGGCGAACTCGCTTCCCGGCTCGGCCTGATGGGCGCACCGAGCGCCGCCGAAGCCGTGATGCTGGAGCGCGACATGCGCCTCGTCGCGCTGACCGGCGGGCGCTACCATGCAGCCTCCGTGAGTTGCACCGAATCGCTCGATATTTTGCGGCGGGCGCGCGAGGCAGGCCTTGCGGTCAGCGCATCCGCCTCGATCAATCATCTCGCGCTGAACGAGAACGACATCGGCCCCTACAAGACCTTCCTGAAACTGTCGCCGCCGCTGCGCACGGAGGACGACCGGAAGGAGTTGGTGGCAGCACTCGCCTCCGGCCTCATCGACGTCATCATGTCGGACCACAATCCGCAGGACGTTGAGGTGAAGCGCCTGCCCTTCGCGGAAGCGGCCCCCGGCGCCATCGGGCTGGAAACCATGCTCTCGGCTGGCCTGCGCCTCGTCCACAACGGTGAGATCGAACTAAGCCACCTCATCCGCGCGATGTCGACGCGGCCCGCCGAACTGCTCGGCCTGCCCGGCGGCACGCTCCGCAAGGGCCGTCCCGCCGACATCGTCGTGATCGATCTCGACACACCGTGGATACTCGACCCCGCCGATCTGAAGTCGAAGTGCAAGAATACGCCGTTCGACGAAGCGCGCTTTACCGGCCGCGCGGTGCGTACCATCGTCGGCGGCCGCACTGTGTTCGAGCAGGTGTGA
- the rnr gene encoding ribonuclease R: MKKKHDATDGFPDKESIVAFIRTNPREAGTRELARHFGLKNDSRAALRRILRELTDEGVIAKQGKRVHDARELPPTLVADVVKTDSDGELIALPAEWAEDIDGPAPVIHIHTPRRAKPGTVAGVGERVLLRLERRERGERAALYIGRVIKVLEKTRHRVLGIFRAQPQGGGRMIPVDKKQAGRELSIAAADSADAQDGDLVSVELIRSRGYGLPAGRVRERLGSMKTEKAISLIAIHAHEIPQEFPRAAIEEAEAAKVAALKGREDWRDVPLITIDPPDAKDHDDAVHAAPDTDPANKGGYIVNVAIADVAFYVLPDSALDHEALKRGNSVYFPDRVVPMLPERISNDLCSLKPGEPRGAIAVRMVIGADGRKRSHTFHRVLMRSAAKLSYAQAQAARDGRPDDVTGPLLDTIIAPLYTAYALVKRARDERDPLELELPERKILLKSDGTVDRVTTPERLDAHRLIEEFMILANVAAAETLEKKALPLIYRVHDEPTQEKVHNLHEFLKTLDMPFTKSGALRPAVFNRILAQVKGRDTESLVNEVVLRSQAQAEYASENYGHFGLNLRRYAHFTSPIRRYADLIVHRALIRALGLGDGALPEHETLETLGEVAAAISLTERRAMKAERETTDRLIAHFLADRVGAIFEGRISGVTRAGLFVKLNETGADGLIPVRTLGSEFYHFDETRHALIGTRSGAMHRLGDVVEVRLVEAAPVAGALRFELLSEGTKAPRGTRDFGKRKHPGTKHGAASKTGRGSKGKARKLKSKSQIKAQSGKGKRGK, translated from the coding sequence ATGAAGAAGAAGCATGACGCGACCGATGGCTTTCCCGACAAGGAAAGCATCGTCGCGTTCATCAGAACCAATCCCCGCGAGGCCGGCACGCGCGAACTGGCGCGGCATTTCGGCCTCAAGAACGACTCCCGCGCGGCGCTGCGCCGCATCCTGCGCGAACTCACCGACGAAGGCGTGATTGCCAAGCAAGGCAAGCGCGTGCACGACGCACGCGAACTGCCCCCCACTCTCGTCGCCGATGTCGTCAAGACCGACAGCGACGGCGAATTGATCGCCCTGCCGGCCGAATGGGCCGAGGACATCGACGGCCCCGCGCCCGTGATCCATATCCACACGCCACGCCGTGCCAAGCCCGGCACTGTCGCAGGCGTCGGCGAGCGCGTGTTGCTGCGGCTGGAAAGGCGTGAGCGCGGCGAACGCGCAGCTCTCTATATCGGCCGTGTCATCAAGGTGCTGGAGAAAACCAGGCATCGTGTGCTCGGCATCTTCCGCGCCCAGCCGCAGGGTGGCGGCCGGATGATCCCGGTCGACAAGAAACAGGCCGGACGCGAACTCAGCATTGCCGCCGCAGACAGTGCCGACGCACAGGACGGCGATCTCGTCAGCGTCGAACTGATCCGCTCGCGCGGCTATGGCCTGCCGGCAGGACGCGTACGCGAACGGCTCGGCTCGATGAAGACCGAAAAGGCCATCAGCCTGATAGCAATCCACGCCCACGAGATTCCGCAGGAATTTCCGCGTGCCGCAATCGAGGAAGCGGAAGCCGCCAAAGTCGCGGCGCTGAAGGGGCGTGAGGACTGGCGTGACGTGCCGCTGATCACCATCGATCCGCCGGACGCCAAGGATCACGACGACGCGGTGCATGCAGCGCCGGACACGGACCCTGCCAATAAAGGCGGTTACATCGTCAACGTCGCGATCGCCGACGTCGCATTCTACGTGCTGCCGGACTCGGCGCTTGACCACGAGGCGCTCAAGCGCGGCAACTCGGTATATTTCCCCGACCGTGTCGTGCCGATGCTGCCCGAGCGGATTTCGAACGATCTTTGCTCACTCAAGCCGGGTGAGCCGCGCGGCGCCATCGCTGTGCGAATGGTGATTGGCGCGGACGGGCGCAAGCGTTCGCACACCTTCCACCGCGTCCTGATGCGTTCGGCCGCGAAATTGTCCTACGCGCAGGCGCAGGCCGCGCGCGACGGACGCCCCGATGATGTCACCGGCCCCTTGCTCGACACTATCATCGCACCGCTTTACACAGCGTATGCGCTGGTGAAGCGCGCGCGCGACGAACGCGACCCGCTCGAACTGGAGTTGCCCGAGCGGAAGATACTACTGAAGTCTGACGGCACCGTGGACCGCGTGACCACGCCGGAGCGGCTCGACGCGCATCGGCTGATCGAGGAATTCATGATCCTCGCCAACGTCGCCGCCGCCGAGACACTTGAGAAGAAGGCGCTGCCGCTAATCTATCGCGTGCACGACGAGCCGACGCAGGAGAAGGTCCACAATCTTCATGAATTCCTGAAGACGCTGGATATGCCCTTCACCAAGTCCGGCGCGCTGCGGCCTGCGGTATTCAACCGCATCCTCGCACAGGTGAAGGGCCGCGACACAGAGTCACTCGTCAACGAGGTCGTGCTCCGCTCGCAGGCGCAGGCCGAATACGCATCCGAGAATTACGGACATTTCGGTCTCAACTTGCGGCGCTATGCGCATTTCACGTCGCCAATCAGGCGATATGCGGACCTGATCGTGCATCGCGCCCTGATCCGCGCGCTTGGCCTCGGCGACGGCGCACTGCCCGAACACGAGACGCTGGAAACGCTGGGCGAAGTCGCTGCCGCGATTTCGCTCACCGAACGGCGCGCCATGAAGGCCGAACGCGAGACCACCGACCGCCTGATCGCCCATTTCCTCGCTGACCGTGTCGGCGCGATCTTCGAGGGCCGTATTTCCGGCGTCACCAGGGCGGGTTTGTTCGTCAAGCTGAATGAAACGGGTGCCGATGGCCTGATTCCGGTCAGAACACTCGGCAGCGAGTTCTATCATTTCGATGAAACCCGGCATGCATTGATCGGAACGCGCAGTGGTGCCATGCACAGATTGGGTGACGTGGTCGAGGTTCGTCTGGTAGAAGCAGCGCCAGTTGCCGGCGCGCTGCGGTTCGAACTCCTCTCCGAGGGAACAAAGGCACCACGCGGGACGCGCGATTTCGGCAAACGCAAGCATCCCGGCACGAAGCATGGTGCGGCGTCGAAGACAGGACGAGGTTCGAAGGGCAAGGCTCGCAAGCTCAAGAGCAAATCGCAGATCAAGGCCCAATCCGGCAAAGGCAAACGAGGCAAATGA
- the rpmG gene encoding 50S ribosomal protein L33, protein MAKAVTIKVKLVSSADTGFYYVAKKNSRTMTDKLVKKKYDPVAKKHVEFREAKIK, encoded by the coding sequence ATGGCCAAAGCGGTCACGATCAAGGTCAAGCTCGTCTCCAGCGCGGATACCGGCTTCTATTACGTCGCCAAGAAGAATTCGCGCACCATGACCGACAAGCTGGTCAAGAAGAAGTACGACCCGGTCGCGAAGAAGCACGTCGAATTCCGCGAAGCCAAGATCAAGTAA
- a CDS encoding aspartate carbamoyltransferase catalytic subunit, with protein MTPAPKSSFVLGHRHLLGIEGLSAADITGLLDLAGEYVELNRQVDKKSSVLSGRTQVNLFFESSTRTQSSFEIAGKRLGADVMNMSVSSSSMRKGETLMDTAVTLNAMHPDILVVRHHASGAVELLARKVDGSVVNAGDGAHEHPTQALLDALTIRRNKGRLEGLLVAICGDVLHSRVARSNILLLNIMGARVRVVGPSTLLPPGIERMGVEVAHDMRAGLNGADIVMMLRLQRERMSGSFVPSSSEYFQFFGLDQKKLSYAKPDALVMHPGPMNRGVEIDSIVADGAQSLIREQVEMGVAVRMAVLEALARNLPNA; from the coding sequence ATGACCCCTGCACCAAAATCGAGTTTCGTCCTCGGGCACCGGCATCTGCTGGGCATCGAAGGGCTTTCCGCGGCCGATATCACCGGCCTTCTCGACCTCGCCGGCGAATATGTCGAACTGAACCGGCAGGTCGACAAGAAAAGCAGCGTCCTGAGCGGCCGCACCCAGGTCAATCTGTTCTTCGAATCCTCCACCCGCACCCAGTCCTCCTTCGAAATCGCCGGCAAGCGGCTCGGGGCGGATGTCATGAACATGTCCGTCTCCTCGTCCTCAATGCGCAAGGGCGAGACGCTGATGGACACTGCGGTGACGCTGAACGCAATGCACCCCGACATTCTGGTGGTGCGCCATCACGCCTCCGGCGCGGTCGAACTGCTCGCGCGTAAGGTCGACGGCTCTGTCGTCAACGCGGGCGACGGCGCGCACGAGCACCCGACGCAGGCGCTGCTCGACGCGCTCACCATCCGCCGCAACAAGGGTCGGCTGGAAGGCCTGCTGGTCGCGATCTGCGGCGACGTGCTGCATTCACGCGTCGCCCGTTCAAACATTCTTCTCCTCAACATCATGGGCGCGCGTGTACGCGTCGTCGGACCCTCCACTTTGTTGCCGCCCGGCATCGAGCGGATGGGCGTCGAGGTCGCGCACGACATGCGCGCGGGCCTCAACGGCGCCGACATCGTGATGATGCTGCGGCTGCAGCGTGAGCGCATGAGCGGCTCCTTCGTGCCGTCGAGCTCGGAATACTTCCAGTTCTTCGGCCTCGATCAGAAGAAGCTGTCCTATGCCAAACCGGACGCGCTGGTGATGCATCCCGGCCCGATGAATCGCGGGGTCGAGATCGACTCCATCGTTGCCGACGGCGCGCAATCGCTGATCCGCGAGCAGGTCGAAATGGGAGTGGCGGTGCGCATGGCGGTGCTCGAAGCACTCGCCCGCAACCTGCCGAATGCGTGA
- the topA gene encoding type I DNA topoisomerase: MNLVIVESPAKAKTINKYLGSSYEVLASYGHVRDLPAKNGSVDPEANFQMIWETDPKAAGRLNDIAKALKGADKLILATDPDREGEAISWHVLEVMKQKRALKDQKIERVVFNAITKQSVTEAMQHPRQIDGALVDAYMARRALDYLVGFTLSPVLWRKLPGARSAGRVQSVALRLVCDRELEIEKFVPREYWSLVATLATPRNETFEARLVGADGKKIQRLDIGSGAEAEDFKKALENGTYTVALVEAKPARRNPQAPFTTSTLQQEASRKLGFAPAHTMRIAQRLYEGIDIGGETTGLITYMRTDGVSIAPEAIPAVRKVIGEDYGNDYVPSAPRQYTSKAKNAQEAHEAIRPTDVSRRPAKLKARLDNDQYRLYELIWMRTVASQMESAELERTTVDIIAKAGARTLDLRASGQVVKFDGFLAVYQEGRDDDPEDEESRRLPAMSEGEALKRESLAVTQHFTEPPPRFSEASLVKRMEELGIGRPSTYASILQVLKDRGYVKLEKKRLSAEDKGRVVVAFLEKFFARYVEFDFTADLEEKLDKISNNEVAWKQVLTDFWKDFIGAVDDIKDVRVSEVLDVLDAMLGEHIYEPRADGGDPRQCPSCGTGKLNLKAGKFGAFVGCSNYPECRYTRPLASSSASSDRVLGKDPKTGLDVAVKAGRFGPYIQLGEPKDYAEDEKPRRAGIPKNMSPADVELDLAIKLLSLPRDVGPHPEDGEIITAGIGRFGPFVRHGKTYASLEAGDDVYNIGLNRAVTLIAEKIAKGPSRRFGADPGKEVGDYPARGGKIMLKKGRYGAYVSIDGINATIPDDREPEQITLEEAIALIEARAAKTGGKTKRAAKKAAPKKKAAKKATTKSDGEDAEPQTVTKKAAAPRAKASAKAKPRATTKAAAKTAAKTPAKAVAKKSAGKARG, from the coding sequence ATGAATCTCGTCATTGTGGAGTCGCCTGCGAAGGCTAAGACGATCAATAAGTACCTAGGCTCCTCCTACGAGGTTCTGGCCTCCTACGGCCATGTCCGCGACCTCCCGGCGAAGAACGGATCGGTGGATCCGGAGGCAAATTTTCAGATGATCTGGGAGACCGACCCCAAGGCGGCGGGCCGGCTCAACGACATCGCCAAGGCGCTCAAGGGCGCTGACAAGCTGATCCTCGCAACCGACCCTGATCGCGAGGGCGAGGCGATCTCCTGGCACGTCCTGGAGGTCATGAAGCAGAAGCGCGCGCTGAAGGACCAGAAGATCGAGCGCGTCGTCTTCAATGCCATCACCAAGCAATCCGTCACCGAGGCGATGCAGCACCCCCGCCAGATCGACGGCGCGCTGGTGGATGCCTACATGGCGCGCCGCGCGCTGGATTATCTGGTCGGCTTCACGCTCTCCCCAGTGCTGTGGCGCAAATTGCCGGGCGCGCGCTCGGCCGGCCGAGTGCAATCCGTCGCGCTGCGCCTTGTTTGCGACCGCGAGCTTGAGATCGAGAAATTCGTGCCGCGCGAGTACTGGTCGCTGGTCGCGACGCTCGCGACCCCGCGCAACGAAACCTTCGAGGCGCGGCTCGTCGGCGCCGACGGCAAGAAGATCCAGCGGCTCGACATCGGCAGCGGTGCGGAAGCCGAGGATTTCAAGAAGGCGCTGGAAAACGGCACCTACACTGTCGCGCTGGTGGAGGCGAAGCCCGCGCGCCGCAATCCGCAGGCGCCCTTCACCACCTCGACGCTGCAGCAGGAAGCCAGCCGCAAGCTCGGCTTCGCACCCGCGCACACCATGCGGATCGCGCAGCGTCTTTATGAAGGCATCGACATCGGCGGCGAGACCACCGGCCTCATCACCTATATGCGTACCGACGGCGTTTCGATCGCGCCGGAGGCGATCCCGGCCGTCCGCAAGGTGATCGGCGAGGACTACGGCAACGACTATGTACCGAGTGCGCCGCGCCAGTACACATCGAAAGCGAAGAACGCGCAGGAAGCGCACGAAGCGATCCGCCCGACGGATGTCTCGCGCCGCCCTGCCAAGCTGAAGGCGCGCCTCGATAACGACCAGTATCGCCTCTATGAGTTGATCTGGATGCGCACCGTCGCGAGCCAGATGGAATCGGCCGAACTGGAGCGCACCACCGTCGATATCATTGCGAAGGCTGGCGCGCGCACGCTCGACCTGCGCGCGTCCGGCCAGGTGGTGAAATTCGACGGCTTTCTCGCAGTCTATCAGGAAGGCCGCGACGACGATCCGGAGGATGAGGAAAGCCGCCGCCTGCCCGCGATGAGCGAGGGCGAAGCGCTCAAGCGCGAGAGCCTCGCCGTCACCCAGCATTTCACCGAGCCGCCGCCGCGTTTCTCGGAAGCTTCACTCGTCAAGCGCATGGAAGAACTCGGCATCGGCCGGCCTTCGACCTACGCTTCGATCCTGCAGGTGCTGAAAGATCGCGGCTATGTGAAGCTTGAGAAGAAGCGCCTCTCCGCCGAGGACAAGGGCCGCGTTGTCGTAGCTTTTCTCGAGAAATTCTTCGCACGCTACGTCGAGTTCGACTTCACCGCCGACCTCGAAGAGAAGCTCGACAAGATTTCCAACAACGAAGTCGCCTGGAAACAGGTGCTGACGGACTTCTGGAAAGATTTCATCGGCGCGGTCGACGACATCAAAGACGTGCGCGTCTCGGAAGTGCTCGACGTGCTCGATGCGATGCTCGGCGAGCACATCTACGAGCCGCGCGCCGACGGCGGCGATCCGCGCCAGTGCCCGAGCTGCGGCACCGGAAAGCTCAATCTCAAGGCCGGCAAGTTCGGCGCTTTTGTCGGCTGTTCGAATTATCCCGAGTGCCGCTACACACGTCCCCTCGCCTCCTCGAGTGCATCGAGCGACCGCGTACTCGGCAAGGACCCGAAGACCGGTCTCGACGTTGCGGTGAAGGCCGGACGCTTCGGTCCCTACATCCAGCTCGGCGAGCCGAAGGATTATGCCGAGGACGAGAAGCCGAGACGCGCGGGCATCCCGAAAAACATGTCGCCCGCCGATGTCGAACTCGATCTCGCGATCAAGTTGTTGTCGCTGCCACGCGATGTTGGTCCCCATCCCGAGGATGGCGAGATCATCACCGCGGGCATCGGCCGGTTCGGCCCGTTCGTGCGTCACGGCAAGACCTATGCGAGCCTCGAAGCGGGCGATGATGTCTATAATATCGGCCTCAACCGCGCGGTGACACTGATCGCCGAGAAGATCGCCAAGGGGCCAAGCCGCCGCTTCGGTGCTGATCCCGGCAAGGAGGTCGGCGACTATCCGGCACGTGGCGGCAAGATCATGCTCAAGAAGGGTCGCTACGGCGCCTATGTCTCGATCGACGGCATCAACGCCACGATTCCCGACGACAGGGAGCCGGAGCAGATCACGCTCGAGGAAGCGATCGCACTGATCGAAGCACGCGCTGCGAAGACCGGTGGCAAGACCAAGCGCGCGGCCAAGAAAGCCGCGCCGAAGAAGAAGGCTGCGAAAAAAGCCACGACCAAGAGCGATGGCGAGGACGCCGAGCCGCAGACCGTCACCAAGAAGGCGGCCGCGCCTCGCGCCAAAGCCAGTGCAAAGGCCAAACCCCGCGCGACGACGAAGGCTGCTGCAAAGACGGCCGCGAAAACACCTGCCAAGGCCGTAGCGAAAAAGAGTGCCGGAAAAGCGCGCGGATAA
- the dprA gene encoding DNA-processing protein DprA, translating into MDRLVSAPIRLSDAQRIDWLRLIRSENVGPRTFRSLVNHCGSAKAALERLPDLARRGGASRPGRICQIEDAEREIEGSHRIGVALLAPGEHGYPPRLALIDDPPPLLGVRGAREIEMRPMIGIVGSRNASGVGLKFAQTIAHDLGAAGFVIASGLARGIDQAAHRASLSSGTVAMLAGGHDRIYPPEHESLLGAIIDAGGGAISEMPLGHGPRARDFPRRNRLISGAALGVLIVEAAHRSGSLITARFANEQGREVFAVPGSPLDPRATGTNDLIKQGATLTTSAADIINAVAPIMERPIELPMEEDEPPHDHREPHDTDRARIVDLLGPSPIGIDDLVRMAEASPAIVRTVLLELEMAGRLERHGGGMVSLN; encoded by the coding sequence GTGGACAGGCTCGTATCAGCACCCATCAGGTTGAGCGATGCGCAGCGCATCGACTGGCTGCGGCTGATCCGTAGCGAGAATGTCGGGCCGCGAACCTTCCGCTCCCTCGTCAATCATTGCGGCAGCGCCAAAGCCGCGCTTGAGCGCCTGCCCGATCTCGCGCGGCGCGGCGGCGCGAGCCGGCCCGGACGGATCTGCCAAATCGAGGACGCAGAACGTGAAATCGAAGGCAGCCACAGGATCGGCGTTGCCTTGCTCGCTCCGGGCGAACACGGTTATCCGCCTCGCCTTGCGCTGATCGACGATCCGCCACCTCTGCTCGGTGTGCGTGGGGCGCGAGAAATCGAAATGCGTCCGATGATCGGCATCGTCGGCTCGCGCAATGCCTCGGGCGTGGGCTTGAAATTCGCCCAGACCATCGCGCACGATCTCGGAGCGGCCGGCTTCGTGATCGCCTCGGGTCTTGCCCGCGGCATCGATCAGGCCGCTCACCGCGCTTCGCTCAGCAGCGGCACGGTTGCCATGCTCGCCGGCGGCCACGACCGCATCTATCCGCCGGAACATGAAAGCCTACTTGGTGCGATCATCGATGCGGGTGGCGGCGCGATTTCAGAAATGCCGCTCGGCCACGGCCCCCGCGCCCGCGACTTCCCCCGTCGCAACCGCCTGATCTCCGGCGCCGCGCTCGGCGTCCTCATCGTCGAGGCTGCGCACCGCTCCGGCTCGCTGATCACCGCGCGCTTCGCCAACGAGCAGGGCCGCGAGGTGTTCGCCGTTCCCGGCTCGCCGCTCGACCCGCGCGCCACTGGCACCAACGATCTCATCAAACAGGGGGCGACGCTCACTACTTCGGCGGCAGACATTATAAATGCCGTCGCCCCGATCATGGAGCGTCCGATCGAACTGCCGATGGAGGAAGACGAGCCTCCCCATGACCACCGGGAGCCGCACGACACCGACAGGGCGCGGATTGTCGACCTGCTCGGCCCTTCCCCCATCGGGATCGATGATCTGGTGCGGATGGCCGAAGCCTCACCGGCGATCGTCCGCACGGTGCTGCTCGAACTCGAGATGGCCGGACGGCTGGAGCGTCACGGCGGCGGCATGGTATCGCTGAACTAA
- a CDS encoding DUF983 domain-containing protein: MDSAAVQTPMTKNWTPSVAAPEKRNLWDAMLRGCRGRCPNCGEGKLFRAFLRTADCCSECGQDFTHHRADDLPAYLVIVIVGHIVVPIMLWVETNYSPAVILQLAIYLPLTLVSSLLLLQPVKGAVVGLQWALRMHGFGESEAESGSDRPA, from the coding sequence ATGGATAGCGCAGCGGTGCAGACCCCCATGACGAAGAATTGGACGCCGTCCGTGGCCGCCCCCGAAAAGCGCAACCTCTGGGATGCCATGCTGCGCGGTTGCCGCGGACGCTGCCCGAATTGCGGCGAAGGCAAACTATTTCGCGCCTTCCTGAGAACAGCCGATTGCTGCTCCGAATGCGGGCAGGACTTCACCCACCACCGCGCCGACGATCTTCCTGCCTATCTCGTGATCGTCATCGTCGGACATATCGTGGTGCCGATCATGTTGTGGGTCGAGACCAACTATTCGCCAGCCGTTATCCTGCAATTGGCGATCTATCTGCCGCTCACGCTTGTATCCTCACTTCTGCTGCTGCAACCAGTGAAAGGCGCGGTCGTCGGCCTGCAATGGGCGCTGCGCATGCACGGCTTCGGCGAGAGCGAAGCCGAAAGCGGGTCGGATCGTCCGGCCTGA
- a CDS encoding NUDIX domain-containing protein, translating to MNSLPTYAAEEIHHPYRKPRDSATLILIDRNGPVPKVLLGRRRADLIFMPNKLVFPGGSVDATDHRIPLAAELPEGLEAKLLAGRPKTTPARARALVAAAIREACEETGLCLGSRPHNLLTPAQTATLTGEWRPFADAGLLPDPSHLHLIARAVTPPGRVRRFDTRFFTADISVIAHTVNGVVHADAELVEVLWIELGAPPHPDIHSMTQIVLDELAARLARGPLTNRTEVPFFHYRNGVLQRDTL from the coding sequence ATGAACTCGCTACCGACATACGCTGCGGAAGAAATCCATCATCCCTATCGGAAGCCGCGAGATTCCGCGACGCTGATCCTGATCGACCGCAACGGTCCCGTTCCGAAAGTCCTGCTCGGCAGGCGGCGCGCCGACCTCATCTTCATGCCGAACAAGCTCGTCTTCCCCGGCGGCAGCGTCGACGCGACGGATCACCGTATTCCTCTTGCAGCCGAACTTCCCGAAGGTCTCGAAGCGAAGCTGCTCGCCGGCAGGCCAAAGACGACGCCTGCCCGTGCCCGTGCGCTTGTCGCCGCCGCCATCCGCGAGGCCTGCGAGGAGACCGGCCTGTGCCTCGGCAGCAGGCCCCACAATCTTCTCACGCCCGCACAGACGGCGACACTCACGGGTGAATGGAGGCCTTTCGCAGACGCCGGCCTGCTGCCGGATCCCTCGCACCTCCATCTGATCGCGCGCGCCGTTACGCCTCCGGGGCGAGTTCGCCGGTTCGACACCCGCTTCTTCACCGCCGACATTTCCGTGATCGCTCACACTGTGAACGGCGTCGTGCATGCCGATGCCGAACTCGTCGAGGTGCTCTGGATCGAACTCGGCGCACCTCCGCATCCCGATATCCATTCCATGACCCAAATCGTGCTGGATGAACTGGCTGCCCGGCTCGCGAGGGGGCCGCTGACCAACCGAACCGAGGTGCCATTCTTCCACTATCGCAACGGCGTGCTCCAGCGCGACACGCTGTAA
- the plsY gene encoding glycerol-3-phosphate 1-O-acyltransferase PlsY, translating to MDISPTAANAVALAIGYLFGSIPFGLLITRRAGTADLRSIGSGNIGATNVLRTGRKGLAAATLACDMLKGTFAVLLVRYLFGDDAAIAAGLGAFLGHIFPVWLKFKGGKGVATYIGVLLGLWWPAALIFCAIWLAVAFISRYSSLAALVASASIPPLLLWLQHIPLAALFAVLSAILWFKHRANIRRLMDGSEGKIGAKG from the coding sequence ATGGACATCTCGCCCACCGCCGCCAACGCTGTCGCTCTCGCGATCGGTTACCTGTTCGGCTCGATCCCGTTCGGCTTGCTGATTACCCGCCGCGCAGGCACCGCCGATCTGCGCTCGATCGGCTCCGGCAACATCGGCGCGACCAACGTGTTGCGCACCGGCCGCAAGGGCCTCGCCGCCGCGACGCTCGCCTGCGACATGCTCAAAGGCACTTTCGCGGTGCTTCTTGTCCGCTATCTGTTCGGTGACGACGCCGCGATCGCCGCGGGCCTCGGCGCGTTTCTCGGCCACATCTTTCCGGTCTGGCTGAAATTCAAGGGCGGCAAAGGCGTTGCGACCTATATCGGCGTGCTGCTGGGCCTGTGGTGGCCGGCGGCGCTGATCTTCTGCGCGATCTGGCTCGCGGTGGCTTTCATCTCACGCTATTCCTCGCTCGCCGCGCTGGTTGCCAGCGCCTCGATCCCACCGCTGCTGCTGTGGCTGCAGCATATCCCGCTGGCCGCTTTGTTCGCCGTGCTCTCGGCGATCCTGTGGTTCAAGCACCGCGCCAACATCCGCCGCCTGATGGACGGCAGCGAAGGCAAGATCGGCGCGAAGGGGTAA